The genomic interval CCCGCCACAATAGGTCATGACTTCTTCCCTTCCCCAAAACTGTTCACATGCTTCTACATCCTCTAATGTTAATAATCGATAACCTAATCGCTCACTCGTAAAAAGAAACTCCAAGAAAAAAACTCCTTTAATCATTCTATTATTCATTTAACCATTTTAGCGTATGGGAATCATTTTATGCAATTAAATGGAGAGTGGGGAAGTGAAAGAGAGAATATTAACAAATGGAAAAGACACAATAGATTACAGTGATTATCCATTGTGCCTTTAAGTATGACGTTATATAAATGAAAGGTTAGAGACTTTCTTCTAATGAATTTTCATACTTCCCAATAGATGCTGTGATGCATTCTGCGAGTTCGGAACAATTTCCCTCAAACATGTGAAATGTTAAGGAATGAATTAAATGATCAAATTGATCATGGGTAGAATCTGATTTGCTCAGCTCAGTAGACCAATTAATTTTAGGGATAGAAATAACAAAAGAATCAGTTGTTTTCATGATATATAATTTCGTATCTTTTAGTCCTAATGGAGCAATATCTTCTAGTAAGGTAATCATTACAACAACCTCCCCATTTTTTATTTCCATTATACTCCTTTTTTTCGACGTTTTTTTCCAAAAATAGAAGATTTAAATAAAATGTCAAATGAATGATATGTTTGCAATATAAAAGTGTTTTTTGTTTAAAAAAATGAAATGGCAGTTTGACAAAAAAGAACAACTGTTGTATAGTTGGTTACATAACTAATCAACCGTTCAACGTATGAGGGAAGGAGAAATCCGTGAAAGCTGTTTTTGATGACTCAAAGCCTATTTTTCAGCAAATTTCAGATATGATAGCAAATGAAATTGTGGAAGGGGAGCTTGTAGAAGGTGATCAAATCCCTTCTACGACTGAAATTTCTAAGTTTTACCAAATCAATCGAGCAACTGCGCAAAAAGGGCTTGCAGCATTGGTTGAGGCTGGATATGTATATAAGCAACGTGGTGTTGGCATGTTTGTTGCAGAGGGTGCCAAACAAAAGCTGCTGGAAAAGCGTAAAGAAGACTTTTACAACGAATATGTAAAACCAATGATGGAAGAAGCAAAGCGTATTGAAATAAAAAAAGTAGAATTACTTCAAGTAATTAAGGAGGATTATACAGATGATTAAACTCGAAAATGTGTCGTTTTCCTATGGAAATGTGCCAGCTCTAAAAAATATAAATATTTCAGAAACAGAACCGATCATTATGGGGCTATGGGGGCGAAATGGATCTGGAAAGACGACGTTTATGAAGCTTTTATCTGGTCTGGAAAATATCGATGCCGGTTCTATTAATGTGAATGGTATAACACCGTATAACAATAAAGAAGCAATGAACAACATAACGTATATTCAAGAAAATCACCCCTTTTCGATTCTTTGGAAAGTTGAGGATGCGCTTCGTTTTGGTGCTCTATTTAATAAAAACTGGGATGGAGAGCTAGCTGAACATCTAGTTACTTTATTTGAATTGCCAAGAAAAAAGAAAATCAAAAATTTCTCTAAAGGGATGCAAACAATGCTACAAATTGTCTTGGGACTCGCTAGTAAAGCTCCTGTAACCATTATGGATGAACCAACAAATGGCCTTGATGCCTATATGAGAAAGCAATTTTATGATGCACTTCTAGATACGTATGAGGAAGATCCTCGTTTTATTATTTTATCGACCCATCATATTGATGAGATTGAAGCAATGTGTGAAAAGATTGCGATTATCAATGAGCAGACAATTGTACGCTATGAAGAAACGGAAGAGTTGAAAATGCATGGTATTCTATTATCTGGTTCAGCGGAAGCGATAGAGCCTTTAATAGAAGGGCAGAGCCTTTTAGAAAAAAGAAAACTTGGCAAACAAATCAATGTGATGATTGATGATATATTTACTGAGGAGTGGAAAGCAAGAGCTAACAAAGCTGGCGTTACAGTGGAAAAAGCGAAATTGCAGGATTATCTAGTTAACTATACAACGAAAAAAGAGGTGCAAAAAGTATGAATACTTTTACTGGACCATTCAAATTAATGATGAGAGAAATGAGCTTAACATTTTATATAAATGCAGCTATTACTTTTGTGCTCTTTGCTTTCTATAATATTTTAGGATTTATTGGTGTTGCAGACGCTGGATCCTTTATCTTATTCGGTCCTCTATTTATTGTCTTTCTCATCTATCCGTTTGCTAATTTTAGTGGATACAAATATATTCTTTCTCTAGGCGGTACTAGAAAACAATTTGTTTTTGCTTTGTATCTTACAGCATTCATTTATGGTGTTATTAGTGTCGTAGTCCTTAATCTATTTTATCTCATTACTAATCATATAAATGGGTCGATTAATCTTTTGCATTTAGCAGAACTCACAAAAAGCTCTAATTGGCTTGTATATGTATGGGTAGATTTTTGTTGGCTATTCTTTTTATTTAGTTTAGGGATGATTATAAAAACGATTTGGTTTAATTATGGGACGATTTTATCCCTTTCAGCAGCGACATTCCTTGTAGTTATCGGTACGATTGTAGTCGTTTTTGGAGATATGGGCTGGTTAACAGAATTGATTTTTACGAAACATCTCCAATTTGTTGCGATTTTGCTTGGAATAGCCATTGTCTTTCTTCTTTCAGCCTATTTATTAATGAAAAATGCCCCTTTAGAAAAAAGCAATCGTATGTTTATTAGACAAAAGAAAGCATTTTAATCATCATGAAAAGAGCCAAAAGAATTGGCTCTTTTATATTTATAGCATGGATTTTCTTATAATAAATTCTCATTAATAATCTTTTTAACAGAAGGCATCTCAATAAGCTCTTCACCAAAAGTATAGACGCCCCTTTAGGTTATAGTTTTAATTCACCTTTTATCACTGTCAGAAATCGATTATTCCAAATTGCTTCATGATGATTAATAATATCCTCTGCACGTAAAACGGGACCATTAATCGTACTTTGGGTGTTTTGGAAAAGTAGATTATTTTGAAATCCCAAGCTATAGGCTGCTCGAATAGTAGTATCAAGACAAAACTCAGTTTGAGCACCAGCAAAAATAAGCTGTTTTATTTTCTTGCTTTTTAGATAATCCAAAAGTTCTGTTTGATAGAAAGCGTCCCATTTTGTTTTTCTGATTATCTTATCCTCAGAGGAAACCAATAAAGTTTGATGAAGTTTCCAATCATCTTTTCCCTCAAAAAGTTCATCCTGTTCATTTGAATCTGTATGTTGGATAAAAATAACCTGAATATTTTTTTCGTGAGCTTGATTGATTAGTATATTGATATTTTGTACAATTTGATCCTTATTGAATAAACAGTATTGGGGATGGTTAAAGAAAATTTCTTGCATATCGATGATAATAAGTGCTTGTCTCATAAAATAACACTTCCTGTTTGTTTCTTTTAAAGTATAGCAGATGGAAAAGGAGCTAAACAAGGACATTTAAGAAAGATTCAAGGCTAATAAATTCAAAGCAATAGGTCCGTCTTCATATCCTCTTTGTTTAAAAGTCAGAATAAACGAGTTTTAGTGTTGAATATATGATAGAATAGACTATAATCAAAAATGCGAACGTATATTCTTTTTAGGAGTGGCGTTATTGAAGAATTCATATATTACTAGTGCACTAAATCAAATAGAAATAGCTTTAAAAACAATAATCAAAATAATAGAGACATTAGAAGAGGCTGACTTACAGAAAAGGCCAGCAAGTAATAAACGTTCGATAGGTGAGCTATTAGAACATATTGCTGTAATTTGTAAGGCTGATTTATTGATATTAAACGGTTCGATTCAAAAAGAGATGACGGAATACTATTCTAGTGTTTCATTAAAAAGTGTCAAGGATGTAAAAGATGCTATTGCCTATAATTATGAAACATTAAAAGAAAGCTATAGCAATCTCACAGAAACAGAATTACAAGAAAGAACGACATCATATTGGGGAGCAACCTATACAAGGTATGAATGGCTATTAGAAATAGTCGCACATATCTATCATCATAGAGCTCAATTACATACACTGCTAGTTTACTGTTATGGAAAAGATGTAAATATTTCATTATTTGAATAAGCTGTATCAATAGATACATATATTTTCTAGAGCAACATTTGCTGTTTTAGATAGAGCGGGCCATAATTTGCAGGTTGAACAAGCAAAGTTATTTACTTCTATTATCAATGAGTGGTTAGATAGAGTAGAAGAAGACATTAGCCTTACTCAGGAGAAGTAGACAATTGACTGGGTAAAAGACATTATTCATTTTACAAGGTTTATGCCAATGAATAGTGTTTTTTTGTGCAATCATATGTTAATTGAGGGCTTTAATGAAGATTTATTAGACAACTTAGATTCAAAAAAATTAAAAAAGGGTAGAAAACTGATAATTATAAAAAAAAGGAAAAGAATAAATTTGTAGTAAAATGAATCATCTAAAGTGTACCACTCTTTAGTATGTGACATATAATTTATGAAAAAGGTGATTTATTATAAAACATTTTTGGAAGCCATTCACATTTTTTGTGACGATCAGCCTCTTTATTCTATTTTTCCGCTATACCGATATCTTACAGGCTATTCGTCAAGGGGAGATTGATTCTGTCACATCTGTATTTAAAGATAATATTACTTATGCACTTATAGTAAGTTTATTTATAATGATTATTCAAAATAGCTTTACCGTTATCCCGTTAATATTAGTTATTACCCTAAATTTTTACTCGTTTGGCTTCTTTTATGGCTTTTTGTGGAGTTGGTTGTCAAGTGTGATAGCAGCAATGATTATCTTTCTTGCTATACGCTTTTGGTTTCAAGATTTCGTTCATAGCAAAGTCAAAAATCACCAAGATATGCTTGATAAAATCGAACATAAAGGAATGAGATATGTAATCTATGGTAGGGTTTTTCCTTTCTTCCCGACTAGTATTTTAAATATCATTGCAGGAGTAAGCAATATTTCTTTGCGTCCTTTTACCATTGGAACAGCGATAGGAAATTTCTTTTACTTTTTTGTCCTTGCATTAATTCCCTACGGTGTATTCTCCACAAATATTAATCCACTCGCACTAATTGTTATTATTTTGCTGATTACTGGAATTTTTTATTATTTTAACAGAAAAAAGCCATCCTTTATGGAAAGAGTAAAGGAAATGAAGAAAAGAGCATAATCAAATTTTCCGAAAGGTAGAATATCTACTTTTCGGTTTTTTTCATCTCCGACTTTATAATTTAGAATAATATATTTGGAAAGAAAGTTTATACTTACTTTTTCTTGACAATCCATTAAAAAGAAATTATAGTAATTATGAAATCGATACCATAGAAGAAAGGAATGCTTTTTATGGCTACAATAAAGGATGTGGCGAAAAAGGCAGGACTATCTGTTTCAACAGTTTCTCGATATTTAAATAATCATCCTTATATTTCCGACGATAAACGAGAAAAAATCAGAAAAGCAATGGTGGAGCTCAATTATACTCCTAGTTCTGTTGCAACTCAGTTGAGGTCGAAAAAGGGTACAATGATTGGCATTTTGGTATCTCGTATTACCAATCCATTTTTTTCATATTTGGTTGACTCCATTGAGAGGCAAGTGAAACTACATGGATACAATGTTTTAATTATGCAAACTTATGATGATAAACATGCGGAGATCAAAATGTTGGAGATGCTAAAGCAGCAAGTCCTTGCAGGTCTAATCATGTGTTCAGTAGAAGGAGACCCTGCTGTTATTGAATCTTATCGAGAATTTGGACCAATCGTATTATGCAACGAACAAATTCCTAGTACAACGATACCACAAGTTTACACAAATCAAGAAAAGGCAACGTATGATGCTATTAACTTCTTAATTAAAAAAGGTTACCGCAAAATTAGTTACTGTACGGGAGGTAGCTTAACTCAAGGTGGACATGGGAATGCTCGTACCAGAGGATTTGAGAAAGCAATAACAGAAAATCAATTGCAAATGAAAATAGATTGGATATTCAAACAGGTTCATACAATTAAAGATGGTCAGGAAATTGCGAAGAAAATTTTGGCTTTGCCTCCTGAAAATCGACCAGATGCAATTTTTACAAGTAGCGATGAAGTTGCTAGTGGAATCCTCCAAATTATGATGGGAGCTGGAAAGAAGATTCCAGAAGATTTAGCAATCATGGGTTTTGATAATCAACCATTTACCGCAATGTTAACAGTACCATTGACAACCATTTCACAACCAGTAGAAGCATTGGGAAAAGAAGCGACTAATTTGTTGATGGCACATCTTGATGGAATAAATTATCAAATTGATCATTCGGAATTAAATTTAGAACTAATTATCAGAGAATCTGTGTAAACAGATTCTTTTAAAAACAGTGTTATGGTATCGATATCATAAAAGGGGGAACGTGTAATAATGGAAAATGCCTTTCAAAAAGATACACCAAAGATATTCATGGAAAAACCAATATGGTGGAAAGATGAAGTTGTTTATCAAATTTATCCAAAAAGTTTTTATGACAGTAACAATGATGGAATTGGTGATATCAAGGGGATAACTCAAAAATTAGATTACTTAGAGAAACTTGGAATAACTATGCTTTGGATTTGTCCAATTTTCACCTCACCAATGGTTGATAACGGCTATGATATTTCTGATTATAAAGGTATTCAACCGGAATTTGGCACAATGGCTGATTTTGATGAATTATTGACAGCCGCTAAAAAGAGGGGAATCAAAATTATTTTAGATTTAGTTGTGAATCACTCTTCTGATGAGCATGTATGGTTTCAATCTGCCCTAAATGATCCAACAAGCAAATATCGCAATTATTATATTTTTAAAAAAGGAAAAAATGCTAGTCCTCCAAACAATTGGCGTTCAATCTTTGGTGGAAGCGTTTGGGAAAAAGTTCCGAATGAAGAAAATATGTATTATTTTCATACATTTGATAAAAAGCAGCCTGATCTTAATTGGGAGAATCCAATTCTTCGTCAAGAAATTTATGACATGATAAATTGGTGGTTAGAGAAAGGTATTTCTGGGTTTCGAATTGATTCGATTACTTTCATTAAAAAGGACCAAGACTATGCAGATGTAACCCCAGATGGTGCGGACGGATTAGCTAGTGTAAAGCATAAAGGCCGGAATCGTCCTGGCATTAAAGATTTCTTGACTGAACTGAATCGTGAGACTTTCCAAAAATATGAATGTGTTTCGGTTGGAGAAGCTCCAGGAGTTACATATGAGGAATACGATCAATACATTGGTCATAATGGCTATTTTAATATGATATTTGATTTTCATTATGCCGATATAGATGTAGAAAGTGGAAGTGAATGGTTTAGAAGAACTAATTGGCAAGTCAAGGAACTTAAGGATCAAATTTTCAAAAGCCAAGAGGCAATTCAAAGAAACGGCTGGGGAGCCAATTTTCTGGAAAATCATGATCAGCCTCGCTCTATCTCAAAGTATATCAATGATCCAAAATATCAAAATGACATTGGTGCTAAGGCATTAGGTACTTTGTTTTTCTTCCTAAGAGGAACACCTTTTATTTATCAAGGGCAAGAACTGG from Niallia sp. FSL W8-0635 carries:
- a CDS encoding YueH family protein; amino-acid sequence: MITLLEDIAPLGLKDTKLYIMKTTDSFVISIPKINWSTELSKSDSTHDQFDHLIHSLTFHMFEGNCSELAECITASIGKYENSLEESL
- a CDS encoding GntR family transcriptional regulator, with amino-acid sequence MKAVFDDSKPIFQQISDMIANEIVEGELVEGDQIPSTTEISKFYQINRATAQKGLAALVEAGYVYKQRGVGMFVAEGAKQKLLEKRKEDFYNEYVKPMMEEAKRIEIKKVELLQVIKEDYTDD
- a CDS encoding ABC transporter ATP-binding protein, translated to MIKLENVSFSYGNVPALKNINISETEPIIMGLWGRNGSGKTTFMKLLSGLENIDAGSINVNGITPYNNKEAMNNITYIQENHPFSILWKVEDALRFGALFNKNWDGELAEHLVTLFELPRKKKIKNFSKGMQTMLQIVLGLASKAPVTIMDEPTNGLDAYMRKQFYDALLDTYEEDPRFIILSTHHIDEIEAMCEKIAIINEQTIVRYEETEELKMHGILLSGSAEAIEPLIEGQSLLEKRKLGKQINVMIDDIFTEEWKARANKAGVTVEKAKLQDYLVNYTTKKEVQKV
- a CDS encoding isochorismatase family protein, whose translation is MRQALIIIDMQEIFFNHPQYCLFNKDQIVQNINILINQAHEKNIQVIFIQHTDSNEQDELFEGKDDWKLHQTLLVSSEDKIIRKTKWDAFYQTELLDYLKSKKIKQLIFAGAQTEFCLDTTIRAAYSLGFQNNLLFQNTQSTINGPVLRAEDIINHHEAIWNNRFLTVIKGELKL
- a CDS encoding DinB family protein gives rise to the protein MKNSYITSALNQIEIALKTIIKIIETLEEADLQKRPASNKRSIGELLEHIAVICKADLLILNGSIQKEMTEYYSSVSLKSVKDVKDAIAYNYETLKESYSNLTETELQERTTSYWGATYTRYEWLLEIVAHIYHHRAQLHTLLVYCYGKDVNISLFE
- a CDS encoding TVP38/TMEM64 family protein — its product is MTISLFILFFRYTDILQAIRQGEIDSVTSVFKDNITYALIVSLFIMIIQNSFTVIPLILVITLNFYSFGFFYGFLWSWLSSVIAAMIIFLAIRFWFQDFVHSKVKNHQDMLDKIEHKGMRYVIYGRVFPFFPTSILNIIAGVSNISLRPFTIGTAIGNFFYFFVLALIPYGVFSTNINPLALIVIILLITGIFYYFNRKKPSFMERVKEMKKRA
- a CDS encoding LacI family DNA-binding transcriptional regulator, translated to MATIKDVAKKAGLSVSTVSRYLNNHPYISDDKREKIRKAMVELNYTPSSVATQLRSKKGTMIGILVSRITNPFFSYLVDSIERQVKLHGYNVLIMQTYDDKHAEIKMLEMLKQQVLAGLIMCSVEGDPAVIESYREFGPIVLCNEQIPSTTIPQVYTNQEKATYDAINFLIKKGYRKISYCTGGSLTQGGHGNARTRGFEKAITENQLQMKIDWIFKQVHTIKDGQEIAKKILALPPENRPDAIFTSSDEVASGILQIMMGAGKKIPEDLAIMGFDNQPFTAMLTVPLTTISQPVEALGKEATNLLMAHLDGINYQIDHSELNLELIIRESV
- a CDS encoding alpha-glucosidase → MENAFQKDTPKIFMEKPIWWKDEVVYQIYPKSFYDSNNDGIGDIKGITQKLDYLEKLGITMLWICPIFTSPMVDNGYDISDYKGIQPEFGTMADFDELLTAAKKRGIKIILDLVVNHSSDEHVWFQSALNDPTSKYRNYYIFKKGKNASPPNNWRSIFGGSVWEKVPNEENMYYFHTFDKKQPDLNWENPILRQEIYDMINWWLEKGISGFRIDSITFIKKDQDYADVTPDGADGLASVKHKGRNRPGIKDFLTELNRETFQKYECVSVGEAPGVTYEEYDQYIGHNGYFNMIFDFHYADIDVESGSEWFRRTNWQVKELKDQIFKSQEAIQRNGWGANFLENHDQPRSISKYINDPKYQNDIGAKALGTLFFFLRGTPFIYQGQELGMKNFIRETIADFNDVSSLDNYQRSMLEGFTSKEALEFVNQRSRDNSRTPFQWNASETAGFSESTSPWLKVVGDHKTINAELQMEQEDSVFYYYKKMIQLRNSSKYRDTLIYGEFVPVNTNDYIIAYERIIDTETIQVVINLRNQASFIDGISGEILLNNYSEITCERNGLKLQPYQALVLRKDKNHE